The Onthophagus taurus isolate NC unplaced genomic scaffold, IU_Otau_3.0 ScKx7SY_14, whole genome shotgun sequence genome includes a region encoding these proteins:
- the LOC111416033 gene encoding fatty acyl-CoA reductase 1-like: SGKTVFITGATGFMGKVLLEKLIRSVPDIKKIYILLRPKKGDNPELRVKQLADGPIFTFNNLNAKPNEKIEAICGDITKEGFDMSINDREKLIDEVSVVFHFAASVRMDLSLKEAVITNTKSTYELFKFCMNLKNLQSVIHLSTAYCNVEIENMEEKVYPIDVDPYKIIDMVEWMDEKCLNAITKRLLGPHPNTYTFTKRLAEIIAVDMADKVPLIIPRPSIVVPSLSEPMPGWVDNFYGPMGIFLAGGIGILKSCLLDGEAIPEVIPVDFAINSVICCGYERLNKYFCNYLINLKFLSSSKRIDLILGVSLYSEILQNGVKRSSDGSLIVQQTAFGWILSGVLSNQSQSNFNPYVFQCSIDREFARLMQKFWTIEEKSSFKPCLSTDEIDCEKHFVNSHLRDSSGRFTVRLPFRKFRFFLVPS, from the exons tccgGAAAAACCGTATTTATAACGGGAGCAACGGGTTTTATGGGAAAAGTTCTTTTAGAAAAGTTAATCAGAAGTGTACCcgatattaagaaaatctaCATTTTATTGCGACCAAAAAAAGGAGACAACCCCGAACTAAGAGTTAAACAATTAGCGGACGGCCCc atattcacctttaataatttaaatgcaAAACCCAACGAAAAAATTGAAGCGATTTGCGGCGATATAACCAAAGAAGGTTTTGATATGTCCATAAATGATagggaaaaattaattgatgaagTATCCGTTGTGTTTCATTTCGCCGCTTCTGTTCGAATGGACCTTTCATTAAAAGAAGCTGTTATTACAAATACTAAATCAACTTATGagttgtttaaattttgtatgaacttgaaaaatttgcaa TCGGTTATTCATTTATCCACGGCTTATTGCAACGTTGAAATTGAGAATATGGAGGAGAAAGTGTACCCCATTGACGTTGATCCATACAAGATTATCGATATGGTGGAGTGGATGGATGAAAAGTGCTTAAATGCTATTACTAAAAGGTTATTAGGTCCTCATCCAAATACTTATACGTTCACTAAACGACTTGCTGAAATAATCGCCGTTGATATGGCTGATAAAGTACCATTAATAATACCGAGACCATCTATTG ttgtgCCTTCTTTGTCTGAACCAATGCCTGGTTGGGTGGATAATTTTTATGGTCCGATGGGAATATTTCTAGCGGGTGGAATAGGAATTTTGAAATCATGTTTGTTGGATGGCGAAGCTATACCAGAAGTTATTCCGGTGGATTTCGCTATAAATAGCGTAATATGTTGTGGATACGAAAgactaaataaatatttctgtaattatttgataaatttaaaatttctttcatcATCAAAAAGAATTGATTTGATTCTTGGTGTGAGTTTATATTCTGAAATTCTTCAAAATGGTGTTAAACGAAGTAGTGATGGTTCTTTGATTGTCCAACAAACCGCGTTTGGATGGATTCTTTCCGGCGTACTGTCGAATCAATCACAATCAAACTTCAACCCGTATGTTTTTCAGTGTTCGATAGATCGTGAATTCGCGCGTTTAATGCAAAAGTTTTGGACGATAGAAGAAAAATCAAGTTTTAAGCCGTGTTTATCTACCGACGAAATTGATTGTGAAAAACATTTCGTCAATTCACATTTACGTGACAGCTCTGGACGTTTTACTGTTCGTTTACCATTTCGAaagtttcgattttttctcgTTCCGAGTTAA